Part of the Oerskovia paurometabola genome is shown below.
CCTCGACGCGGACGCCGGGCTCGTCGTGCACCACGACGTCGATGCGTCCGTTGAGCAGGTTCGCGTCGAGGCGGGCCACGGGCCCGACGTCGATCGTCTGCGGACCGGTCACGGTCCAGTTCTCGGTCGCCATGTCTCTCCTCGCGTTCCTGCGGTGTCCCACCCGGTCCCATGAACGCGATGTATCGCGTTTCTGGTCACACGATATATCGCGTCTTGGACCAGGACAAGCCCCAGATGTGGGAACATGGAGCAGACAGAATCCGGCGTGAGGAGCAATCATGAGCAAGCGCGGACGCAAGCGTCGCAGCCGCAAGGGCAGCGCAGCGAACCACGGCAAGCGCCCCAACGCCTGATCACGAGCCCGCCAGGGCCGCGATCACGCGCCCTGCGGGCGAGTGCGACGAAAGGGCCCGTCCTCACCTCGGTGAGGACGGGCCCTTTCGACGTTCTCGGGAGGCGGCCCGCCACGGCCGCAGCCGACGGGACGCCGGCCCGCGCAGGAGCGGAGAGGTGCCCGACGGCGCCACTCCCCCGGACGGCGCGTCAGATGCCCTCGACGACCGTCGTCGTACGCAGTACGGTGAACTGCGCCTGGATGCGCAGCCGAAGCTCGACGGGAGCCTGCTCGTGGCACGAGCGGCGCACGAGCTGCTTGACCAGCTCCTCGGCGCTCAGCTCGGCCAGGCACGGCGAGCAGTGCGCGACGTGCGCACGCATGCGCACCTCGTCGTCGGAGGTCATCTCCGAGTCGAGGTACTCGTAGAGGTGCTTGAGCGCGTGCTCGCACTCGGTCTCACCCTCGGTCGAGTGGGGGATCGGCACGATGACCTCGTCCTGCGCCTCCGTGCCCACGTTCTGCTGACTCACGACTCACCTCCGGGGGTCTTGGCCCCCACCAGTCCTCGGTCCTTTGCGTAGTCGCTCAGGAGATCACGCAGCTGGTGCCGACCACGGTGGAGCCGCGACATCACGGTCCCGATCGGCGTGCCCATGATCTCGGCGATCTCCTTGTACGGGAAGCCCTCGACGTCCGCGTAGTACACGGCCATCCGGCGGTCCTCCGGCAGCTCCTGGAGAGCCTTCTTCACGTCGGAGTCCGGGAGCCGGTCCAACGCCTCGGCCTCGGCCGAGCGCAACCCCTGCGACGTGTGCGACGCCGCGCGGTGGATCTGCCAGTCCTCGACGTCCTCTGCCGCGGACTGCAGCGGCTCGCGCTGCTTCTTGCGGTAGTTGTTGATGAACGTGTTGGTGAGGATCCGGTAGAGCCACGCCTTGAGGTTGGTGTCCGGGCGGTACTGGTGGAACGCCGCGAACGCCTTGGTGAACGTCTCCTGGACCAGGTCCTCCGCGTCGGTCGGGTTGCGCGTCAGGCGCAGCGCCGCCGAGTAGAGCTGGTCGAGGTACACCAGCGCGTCGCGCTCGAAGCGCGCCGAACGGGCCGCGTCGTCCTCCGTGGAGGGGGCCCGGTGGGTGTCCTCGGCGTCATCGGCGCCCGAGAGGTCGCCTGCGCTGCTGCTGATCTGGTCCGTCATCGACAACGAGCCTAGTCCTCCTGCCGGTCGGGTGTCCGCCGAGAGCGCAGAAGGTGCGACCGCGCCGAACGGCACGACCTCGAGGCTCGGTGCGGCGGGGGCGCTGACGGCCGCTTCCGCTTCCAGTACACATGTCACGCTCAGCACAACCGCCGGGTGCCCCCTGGCATTCCCGCAGCCGCCTGATGCCGCGGGTCCCGCGCCTCCGCGGGGCGGGCGGAGGGTCAGGCGAGCCTGTGCTCAGTGAGGGGAGGCAACCATCGGGTGTACTCGGGCGCGATCCTCGCTAGCGTGACCGCATGACGACCACGACTCCCGACTCCCGGTTCCGCACCCTCCTGCGCGAGCAGGTCGGCCACGAGCTCGACGCCCATCAGCAGTACATCGCGATCGCCGTGTGGTTCGACGCGCACGACCTGCCCCAGCTCGCCGCGCACTTCTACCGCCAGTCGGTCGAGGAGCGCAACCACGCCATGATGATCGTCCAGTACCACCTCGACCGTGACCTGGAGATCTCGATCCCCGGCACGGGCGCGGTGCGCAACGACTTCGACTCGGTGCTCGAGCCTCTCCAGCTCGCGCTCGACCAGGAGAAGCAGGTCACCGACCAGATCGAGGCCATCTTCCGCGCGGCCCGCGAGGAGGGCGACGCCCTGGGCGAGCAGTTCCTGCTGTGGTTCCTCAAGGAGCAGGTCGAGGAGGTCGCGTCCGCCACGACGCTCCTGACGGTCGCCCGCCGCGCCGGCGAGAACCTGTTCGACCTCGAGAACTACGTGGCCCGCGAGACCATCGGGGACGGCGGAGAGTCCGCGGACGCCCCCGAGGCGGCCGGCGGAGCGCTCTGACCTGACGAGCTCACGGGCGGAGCCGGGCCGGTCCCGGCTCCGCCCTCGAACACCCCGCTCGCCGGCGCGTGCGACCCCGAGGGTGCACGCCCGGTGGCATGCTGAGCAGCGATGGGACAGGCTGGGTCGACCGGGGACGGCACCAGCGTCCCGGTGTCCGCCGCTCTCACCGGCACCCGCTCGACGAAGGAGACCCACCGATGCTGCTGCGTCACGTCGCGAGGCCCATGCTGGCCTCCTGGTTCATCTACGACGGCGTGCAGGCCGCCCTCAAGCCCGCGGAGCACGTGCGCGCCGCCCGGCGGGGCGTGAGCCTCGTCGGCCAGCAGCTCGGCGTCGAGGAGCCCCTCAGCGAGAAGCAGGTCTCGGCGCTCGTCCGCGCGCACGGCGCCGCGACCGCCGTGGCCGGGCTGTTCCTCGCGGTCGGCAAGGCCCCACGGACCGCGGCCCTCACGCTCGCGGCCCTGAGCGTCCCCCTCGCGGTCGTCAACCAGCCCTTCACCCCGAGCGACGTGCCTCGCGACGTGCGCACCCGCAAGTTCGTGGCCAACCTGGGCGCGATCGGCGCGGCTCTCATCGCCGGGGCCGACTACGAGGGTCGCCCCGGCGTCCGCTGGCGCGTCGACCGCGCCCGCAAGGACATCGACCTCGCCAAGAACGCCAAGCACCAGGTCGACGCGGCCAAGCACAAGGTCGAGTCCGTGACGGACAAGGCCACGCACGCCGTGACGGCGAGCACCCGGAAGGCGGGCAGGACGGCGCGACGCGCCGCGAGCTCGGCGACCGGTGCCGTCAAGGGCGCCGTCTCGCACTGACGGCACTAACGGCACGGACGGCGCGCCCGGCACGCCCGGCGCGGCCGACGCGTCGCTCACCGCAGCCCGACCACGACAGGTGAGCGACGCCGTCGGGCCGCGGACGGGCCCGGCCGAGGACCGGACGGAAGGCCCTTCCCGAGTCCCGGTGCCATAACCTGGGGCATGTGACCAGCGACCTTCCTGCCGCCCGCCCCGCCGAGACGACCCCCGCGCTACCGGCGTGGCCCGCGCCCAGCCGGACGGGCACGACCGCCGGTGCCCCGCTCGACGCGACCGTCGCGGTCCCGGGCTCCAAGTCGCTCACCAACCGCCTCCTCGTGCTCGCGGCCCTCGCCGACGGGCCCGGCGTGCTGCGCGGCGCGCTCCGCAGCCGCGACACCGACCTCATGGCCGCGGCGCTGCGCGACCTGGGCGTGGGCATCACCGAGGGCGACGACCCGAGCGAGCTGCACGTGACGCCCGGCGCGCTGCACGGCCCCGCCGAGATCGACTGCGGCCTCGCCGGCACGGTCATGCGCTTCGTCCCCGCGGTCGCGGCCCTCGCCGACGGCACCGTGCGGTTCGACGGCGACGAGGGTGCACGCGTGCGCCCCATGGGGCCTGTGCTCGACGCGCTGCGCGACCTGGGTGTGCCGGTCGAGGGCAAGGACACGCTGCCGTTCACCATCACGGGACGCGGCGCGGTGCGCGGCGGGCACGTCGACGTCGACGCGTCGGGGTCGAGCCAGTTCGTCTCGGGCCTGCTGCTCGCCGCCGCGCGCTTCGAGGAGGGCGTCACGCTGCGCCACACCGGCCCGACGCTGCCGAGCGTGCCCCACATCGACATGACCGTGGAGGTCCTGCGCGAGGTCGGCGTCGAGGTCGACGACTCGCGCCCCACGATCTGGACCGTCTCCCCCGGGCCGATCGCCGCGCGCGACGTGTACGTCGAGCCCGACCTCTCGAACGCCGGGCCGTTCCTCGCCGCGGCCCTCGTGGTCGGCGGGACCGTGCGCGTCCCCGGCTGGCCCGCCGTCACGACCCAGCCGGGCGCCATGATGGCCGAGCTCCTCACCGCGATGGGCGGCCGCGCCGAGCTGGCGGACGGGGTCATGGCCGTGACCGGGACGGGCGAGGTCCGCGGGATCGACGTCGACCTCCACGAGGCGGGCGAGCTCGCCCCGACCATCGCGGCCCTCGCCGCGATCGCCGACTCCCCCAGCCGCCTGCGCGGCATCGCGCACCTGCGCGGGCACGAGACCGACCGCCTGGCCGCGCTCGCGACCGAGATCACGCGCCTCGGCGGGCAGGCCGAGCAGACGCACGACGGGCTCGTCATCACGCCGCGCCCGCTGCGCGGCGCCACGTTCCGCACCTACCACGACCACCGCATGGCGACCTCGGGCGCGCTGATCGGGCTGCGCGTGCCCGGCGTGCTCGTGGAGGACGTCGAGACGACCGCCAAGACCCTGCCCGGGTTCACCGCCATGTGGGACCGCATGCTGAGCGCCACGGGATCGGCGAGCTGATGGCGCGGCGCGTCCGCGACGAGTCCGACTTCCACGACCGGGCGAGCAACAAGAACTCCCGCCCGCGGACCAAGCAGCGTCCACAGCACGAGGACGCCGAGACCGGTCTCGTCACGGGCGTCGACCGCGGGCGCTACACGCTCCTGCTCGACGAGGACCTGCCGACCGAGCGCACCATCCTCGCGATGAAGGCGCGCGAGCTGACCCGCAACCGCGTGGTGTGCGGCGACCGCGTGGACATCGTGGGCGACACCACGGGCGAGGACGGCACGCTCGCGCGCATCGTCCGTATCCAGGAACGCACCTCGACCCTGCGGCGCACGGCCGACGACACCGACCCGTACGAGCGCATCATCGTCGCCAACGCCGACCAGCTCGTGATCGTCACGGCCCTGGCCCAGCCCGAGCCCCGCACCCGCATGATCGACCGCTGCGTCGTGGCCGCCTACGACGCGGGCATGGACGTCCTGCTGTGCCTCACCAAGGCGGACCTCGCCGACGCGGCGCCGCTGCGCGAGCTCTACGAGCCCATCGGGGTCAAGGTCGTCGTCACGCGGCGGGTGCACGATGATGCTCTCGCCGGGGCCGGCACCGGCGACGGGGCTGGGCACGGCGAGCACGGCGGGCACGGCGGGCACGGCGGGCACGGCGGGCACGGCGACGAGCCCGGCCACAACGCCTCCGACGCGGCCGAGGACGCGTGGCGCATCGAGCCGCTCGAGGCCGTGCGCGCCGAGCTCGAGGGCCGCACGTCGGTCCTCGTGGGCCACTCGGGCGTCGGCAAGTCGACGCTCGTCAACGCCCTGGTGCCGGACGCGTACCGGGCCACGGGCGTCGTCAACGACGTCACGGGCCGCGGGCGGCACACGTCGACGTCGGCCGTCGCGCTGCGCCTGCCCGACGCCGACGGCAACCCCGCGGGGTGGGTCATCGACACGCCCGGCGTGCGGTCGTTCGGGCTCGCCCACGTCGACGTCGAGAACCTCCTCAAGGCGTTCGACGATCTCGACGTGGTCGCCGAGGACTGCCCGCGCGGCTGCACGCACCTCGACGGGGCACCCGACTGCGCGCTCGACGACTGGCTCGAGGCGTCCCCCGAGGACGAGAAGGCGGCGCGTACCGCGCGTGTCGAGTCGTTCCGACGTCTGCTGGCGGCGCGCACCGGTACGGTGTGAGCCATGCCGACCTACGACGACGACCTGCGCCTGGCTCACGTGATCGCCGACCAGGTCGACTCGCACACCATGTCCCGCTTCAAGGCCCTCGACCTGTCCGTGGAGTCCAAGCCGGACAACACCCCGGTCAGCGACGCCGACCGCGCCGCGGAGGAGATCATCCGCAGCCACCTCTCGCGGGCCCGCGGGCGCG
Proteins encoded:
- the rsgA gene encoding ribosome small subunit-dependent GTPase A; its protein translation is MARRVRDESDFHDRASNKNSRPRTKQRPQHEDAETGLVTGVDRGRYTLLLDEDLPTERTILAMKARELTRNRVVCGDRVDIVGDTTGEDGTLARIVRIQERTSTLRRTADDTDPYERIIVANADQLVIVTALAQPEPRTRMIDRCVVAAYDAGMDVLLCLTKADLADAAPLRELYEPIGVKVVVTRRVHDDALAGAGTGDGAGHGEHGGHGGHGGHGGHGDEPGHNASDAAEDAWRIEPLEAVRAELEGRTSVLVGHSGVGKSTLVNALVPDAYRATGVVNDVTGRGRHTSTSAVALRLPDADGNPAGWVIDTPGVRSFGLAHVDVENLLKAFDDLDVVAEDCPRGCTHLDGAPDCALDDWLEASPEDEKAARTARVESFRRLLAARTGTV
- the aroA gene encoding 3-phosphoshikimate 1-carboxyvinyltransferase, yielding MTSDLPAARPAETTPALPAWPAPSRTGTTAGAPLDATVAVPGSKSLTNRLLVLAALADGPGVLRGALRSRDTDLMAAALRDLGVGITEGDDPSELHVTPGALHGPAEIDCGLAGTVMRFVPAVAALADGTVRFDGDEGARVRPMGPVLDALRDLGVPVEGKDTLPFTITGRGAVRGGHVDVDASGSSQFVSGLLLAAARFEEGVTLRHTGPTLPSVPHIDMTVEVLREVGVEVDDSRPTIWTVSPGPIAARDVYVEPDLSNAGPFLAAALVVGGTVRVPGWPAVTTQPGAMMAELLTAMGGRAELADGVMAVTGTGEVRGIDVDLHEAGELAPTIAALAAIADSPSRLRGIAHLRGHETDRLAALATEITRLGGQAEQTHDGLVITPRPLRGATFRTYHDHRMATSGALIGLRVPGVLVEDVETTAKTLPGFTAMWDRMLSATGSAS
- a CDS encoding sigma-70 family RNA polymerase sigma factor, coding for MTCVLEAEAAVSAPAAPSLEVVPFGAVAPSALSADTRPAGGLGSLSMTDQISSSAGDLSGADDAEDTHRAPSTEDDAARSARFERDALVYLDQLYSAALRLTRNPTDAEDLVQETFTKAFAAFHQYRPDTNLKAWLYRILTNTFINNYRKKQREPLQSAAEDVEDWQIHRAASHTSQGLRSAEAEALDRLPDSDVKKALQELPEDRRMAVYYADVEGFPYKEIAEIMGTPIGTVMSRLHRGRHQLRDLLSDYAKDRGLVGAKTPGGES
- a CDS encoding 50S ribosomal protein bL37; translation: MSKRGRKRRSRKGSAANHGKRPNA
- a CDS encoding ferritin yields the protein MTTTTPDSRFRTLLREQVGHELDAHQQYIAIAVWFDAHDLPQLAAHFYRQSVEERNHAMMIVQYHLDRDLEISIPGTGAVRNDFDSVLEPLQLALDQEKQVTDQIEAIFRAAREEGDALGEQFLLWFLKEQVEEVASATTLLTVARRAGENLFDLENYVARETIGDGGESADAPEAAGGAL
- the rsrA gene encoding mycothiol system anti-sigma-R factor is translated as MSQQNVGTEAQDEVIVPIPHSTEGETECEHALKHLYEYLDSEMTSDDEVRMRAHVAHCSPCLAELSAEELVKQLVRRSCHEQAPVELRLRIQAQFTVLRTTTVVEGI
- a CDS encoding DoxX family membrane protein, translating into MLLRHVARPMLASWFIYDGVQAALKPAEHVRAARRGVSLVGQQLGVEEPLSEKQVSALVRAHGAATAVAGLFLAVGKAPRTAALTLAALSVPLAVVNQPFTPSDVPRDVRTRKFVANLGAIGAALIAGADYEGRPGVRWRVDRARKDIDLAKNAKHQVDAAKHKVESVTDKATHAVTASTRKAGRTARRAASSATGAVKGAVSH